The window GGAGATGACCTCCCAGGCAGAGCAGGAAGATTTGGAGGCCCATCCCAATACAgagccccagccccctccctgctctgaggAAGTTGAGGAACCCGAATACAGTAAGCGGAGGGCAAACTGGCAACCCAGTAACTGTACACTCATGTTCCACACAGTTCCCTGAGTGTCCCCAAGGGTATTTCCTTAGTCTTTTTTACGTCATGAGGATGTTTACTTGACCATGTGTGGATGAAGAACCctgttgtgttttgtgttctcTACATCCAGTCAAATTGTGGAAGAAAATGCTGAAGAATGAATGCAACCACAAGCTCTTGAACTTTGAGGAGAAATACAAGTCTTCCTCCGCAGCCAGTGACTCTAAAGCACAGATGACGGAAGAGGAGGCAAGCTGACAACAAAGGTGTACCAGGCTATACCAGCGCTAACATTGAGCCATGAAGGAAACACTTGACTTAATAGGATTGTGTGATTAGAAACAGCTTATGGATACCAGAGGTCTTAGACCCTTGTCCATGGACCAAAAGAATCACACCGAGACCACTCAACAGGAATTTATTAGActgtttaataataataaaaaatactttGTGACTATCCTGGGAAGATTTAGAGGTGATATACCGAATGTGCCTGGAATGAATAACAATCATTGACAAGTATAATTAATGTAAGGAAGACAATGTGGCCTTATTGTTGCTTTCTAAGATTGTTGTTGAGGCTTACACTTTTGGACAACATTGCAATAGCACTAAAACATTTGTCTTTTCTGCCAGTGTTCCAAGTAAACTTGCAAATTGTATTCATGTTTTGATGTATCATTCTGAACATCATGCTTCCCTGTAGCTTTTCCTGTCTTGGACATAGCCGAAATATACTGCATCCACTGGAATGGTTATATTATGATTGTATTGCGAAGTAGAGccaatcacaattttccttgTTTATTTTGGACTGCCTGTCAAGGGTGcatttaaaatgtacatttttcttCAGATTTACTTTGTGGTAGCTATTGTAAAATGattttctttggattggaattaTGTGTTGATTTATTTGCAAAATACAAAGAAATGATAGTTTACTAGTTTGTGATAATTATAACAAAGAGCATTATAAAAATGTGTATACATTGTTAGTTCTGAGGTAAATTCTTCTCCAAACAATAAATTACTTTGCATATAAAATACATGCAACAAGGTTGCTTGAGTGTAACTAAAGTCTACTTCAACATGGTTGCAGTTGTTATTTTAGTAATATAACTAGAATGTAGTATATCACTGCCATTGCTTGGTTACTTGAGATTCTTGGAAAGAGTTAAGACAGCATGCACCGTACATTTGAACCCAACGATGACCATAAATGAATATTCACAATAAACTTGATACATATTGTATATCAACACAGAATGAAGAACACCATGTTGATTTAAACACTAGGATTGTCATAGTCTTTAAAAGTCTGTAGTTTCCCCCCTGAGAAGTCCTTTTTatcattgtgtttttttatgatgtgtgtactgtaatttCAGTGTCCAACCATCATTTAAACAACATTACAGCATGGGTTACATAGGCATAGTGTCCACATAGCCATTGTCTTTCAATCCTGTGTTCACCCCCCCTGGTATGGGTCCTGTCTTGTCAAGATAACATGACCTCTGACTGGTGAACTCCTCTAGATTCCCTTTCTCCCTAAATGGAGGGCTTTTAGGTTgtacaatttctctctgcagtAAGAGTACATTGTTTGTGTCCACCCCACTGACTTTACTGTAGTTCAACTGATTCTCATTTAGCTCCTCTTCAGTGACGTTGGATACATCCACGTAGCCAATCGCAGTGGAGGTACAGAACATATTCACAGCGGTTCTGTCCATATGAAGTTCTTCATCCCTGTTGTTTTGGCTGTTGACTTGAATTTTGATATTGTTTATGTGTTTGGCAATAGGGTTTTCTGAGGCATCTATCTGTTGTTGGGCACTTAAGTTTTGGATGGACTGTAAATCCGCATAGAAATAAGGTGGATCCAACATGGAGGTGGTCTCAGTGGAAGTAGGCCTGTGGCTTTCTGTTGGAGAATTCATCATTGACTCCTTACTGTCAAACACAACTAGATATTCCAATTGGTCTTTGCAGGACACTGTAGGAGGAAATCCctgctggaacacagcattGAGAATGTCCTCGGGCCGCCCATTCTGGTGAGGCAGAATGCATATCATCAGTACTACATGAGcaattatgtttttattttctctcACAAAAACATAAGGAAGATTTTCCCTTTGCACACTGAGGAAGTTTCATTTCACAGATTAACTCATTACCTTGAGGAGTTGTCCATCAAATCCTTTTATCTTTGGACCAGGAACAGGTGGCAAAACACAATGCTTGAtactggggaaaaaaagaggattcaaatgtaattttcaCTATGGTACACACAACTATCCGTTATCGTAAATGAAGCCATTTCTGTTGACAGAATACTCACTATTTTCTCTTCACAGACAGGATACACGTGCCCACAAGAACAATAAATGACAGAGAGACCCCAACCACAATCCAGTCTGATTTATCTGATCTGGTATctggaaaacaaacaacaacagggTATTACTAATGTGCGACCAATAAGAGACATTTGGCAAATACAGACTTTTCATTCAAAGGGAAATATATAAAAGGATGAAGCTTACAGTTAGGGACTTCAGCGTAGACCATGGGGCTCCATTCACTCCACAGGCCATGGTCTATCCTGCACTGCACTTGGACCATGAACAGAGCCTCAGGGGGGAGACTGTATATAGCAAACTGGGTCTGTTTGCCTGAGACATACTCCTTTAAAAGGCAAACAGAAGAAAACAAACTGGTGTGAAAGGTTGATCGTGTGACACAGTGAAGACAGTAAAACTTAATCATAAACTCCTAATTAGTAAATAGACAAAAATGAATAGTCTTGACCTCCCACTCGTTCTGTTTCTCTTGTTTAATGCGCAGTTGATAGGTGGGTGTGGTCCATCCTGAGTGAACATCCAGTCCATGAGGTGGTTCCCAGGTCATTAGCAGGTAAGGGCTGTCCTCACTTGGTAAGAATTCAACTGATGCTGTCAAATTTTCCGG of the Hypomesus transpacificus isolate Combined female unplaced genomic scaffold, fHypTra1 scaffold_31, whole genome shotgun sequence genome contains:
- the LOC124464150 gene encoding prolactin receptor-like — its product is MWEKVLVNLMPLLLLPFPICTGVSPPGQPVHLYCRSPEKETFTCRWEPGSDGGLPTTYILYYQREDSDETFECPDYQSAGDHSCFFDRTHTSIWVTYNITIVASNSLGRTRSDPLEVDVMNIVYPNAPENLTASVEFLPSEDSPYLLMTWEPPHGLDVHSGWTTPTYQLRIKQEKQNEWEEYVSGKQTQFAIYSLPPEALFMVQVQCRIDHGLWSEWSPMVYAEVPNYTRSDKSDWIVVGVSLSFIVLVGTCILSVKRKYIKHCVLPPVPGPKIKGFDGQLLKNGRPEDILNAVFQQGFPPTVSCKDQLEYLVVFDSKESMMNSPTESHRPTSTETTSMLDPPYFYADLQSIQNLSAQQQIDASENPIAKHINNIKIQVNSQNNRDEELHMDRTAVNMFCTSTAIGYVDVSNVTEEELNENQLNYSKVSGVDTNNVLLLQREIVQPKSPPFREKGNLEEFTSQRSCYLDKTGPIPGGVNTGLKDNGYVDTMPM